The following DNA comes from Hemibagrus wyckioides isolate EC202008001 linkage group LG05, SWU_Hwy_1.0, whole genome shotgun sequence.
cactgtaaaacaaaaacaattttacATTACAGTATGCACATAGtatattcattaattttttcgTAACTGTTTAATTCCATCACAGTGTTCCTAGAGATAGAAAAATGCTACATGCAATATATCAAAGTTTGTCGTGGTAAGGTCATGACTCCTAAGTTCACTCAGAACACACATATCAAATATAGGTTATTTGCAAAGTCCAACTTTTGCAGTATCAGCAATACATCCTTCACTGTGCAGTGTCAGCAACACAAAGGCTAATACTGAAATAATGATTAACATCTGATATTGTGAAGCCTGACACTGAGCTGAACAGAAATTCTGATTGTTCACCGCAAGCCATAAaacccaacaaaaaaaaaaaaaaacctgtaaacctcttataaataaatgcatgatttTTGGAGCGGGTTAAAATGTAACCAACTTCATAAACATGATCACATTATGCACAGAACAGTACACTTTGAAGCATGAAAAGTGTTTAAGCAAAGAATAAAACAACGCAGAAAAGCCCTGATAAGGACCATAGAAAATTAGGTGATGCAACACTAAGCACCTTATAAAACCTACGCTGGaggattttacattttattacccAACACCTTATCTCTGTTTGCACAATGCCTTAGGTTGTTACATGTAGGTGGGTAACTGCTTGAACTATACTGCTCTAAAAACTTGGATATCGATGAATGAAACAACCAAGTTGAAATACTTTACATCTATAAATTGAGTAATGGTCAGTGGGAGTTGTCTTGCTGTTGCCTCTTCAATGCACCGGTTATCATTTTCTTTTGCGAGTTTCATATGAAGTTTATCTGGCATGGTGTTACACTGATGATTAAGTGTTCCCTTAATTTTTTAGAGCAGTGTACTTCACATACAGTAACAATTCTCTTATATAACAAAACTGACCAGTGAAGCCTTGGATAATACAAGTttcttttaaaagcattttatgACAATAGTCAGAAATGTCTATCTATATATGTCTGTTTTAGTGACAGAGTACAAAGCAGGAGTTCAGTCACCTAGCTCCTTAATCAGTGCTGGAAAAACAACTGACAGAGAGGCAGAGCTCAgtgaatggaaaaaaacaacaacaaaatcctCACCTCCAGGAAAGTTACTGAATGGGATGGAGCCACTCATCTGCAGAGCCTGCTTTGCAGCAGGGGGAATCTGTAGGCCCGtacctttatttaaaaataaataaaaaatattttttttggattCTTTAAAGACTAATCATAGACAATGTTAGTTAATCAAATACACTAACATTATGCAACATAATCACAAAGTATCTGAGTCAGGACACAGATTCCAACACACAGATTACGCTGATCTCTAATACCTTCTGCAAGTCGCGCCATCAACTGCAAGCGGCCTGTGGTGCCCAAGTCAATGCCTGTTCTCTCCAGTTCATCGTTGTCCAAGAAAGAGCTTGCTGATGAGCCGTCTGAGCGCTCCGTCACATTACCCACCTTCATGGGTCGGCCGGCCAGCTCAAAACCGTTTAGCTGTTCCAAGGCCCTCTTGGCACATTCGGCATCTGCAAACTACAAATTAAGAGAATCCTGAAAAACCTGTTGCCACTAATCATCACTGTGTCATATTTTAATTATACTGTTTACTTCGATAGAGATATAGTTAGTATGCACCATTTAACAGATTTCAGGAGAGTAAAAAAGACTTTTAACATTGTTCTTGCCAAACCTACCTAGTATCAGCTGAGTAACTAGCACAGCTTCTTGtctaaatttattattataagtgaTAAACTTAACAAAAAATTTGTTTGCCTTTGCAATTGCTTTGCAAGCCGAACATCAGGGGGTCTGCTTGTATAGCCTAgctgttatatttttaattctaagTTGGTATATTAGCAATGCAAAATTTTTGATATCCAACAGTAATCTCTTGACATCTGCTCACTGCTAAGACTTTTTTCCACTGCTAGTTTCATACTTTAAGCATATTTCTTCCACAAAGCTTGCTATGGTTCAATTTTGTACAAATGGCCACCAGCAGCACGCAAAAAACAGTGAGGTGTGGAAATGTACAGAGACATATAGTTACATATATAGTGCATGGTGCTTTTATTGCCCACTGTAAAAAAGACTTACTGATATAAAGCCATAACCTTTTGATCTGCCCGTCTCACTGTCCATGATCAACTGGATGCTTTCAATCTAGGTAAGGGAAGCAGGCCTGGGATTAATTCAGCTCTCATAATTACTTTGGAACACTTTAATTTCACTCAGTAAGTGGTAGTTAAAAGCCCATGTGGTGTCTCGTACATCTGCGCCAGTGTGAGCACAGAAATAACGCAGTAACAGTCTCACCTTCCCAAAGGGCTCAAATATGCCTCTGAGCATTTCCTCTGTGATGTTGAAGTGCAGGGAGCCCACATAGAGCCTCATTGGCCCTGCGCTGCCTTTCTGCAGGTTAagggctgctgctgctgcggcGGCTCTGTTTTTCTCAGCCTAGATGAGACAGTCAATCAGACTTAGACATCACTAGATAAAACAGCTAAAACAGGAGAACTGTTAACATTGTGTGATTATACAGACCTGTGAGGCCTGAACAATGATTGGCACTCCCAGCACCCTCTGTCCTGTCAGTCCAATAGCCAAGGGGACAGAGGTGGCCTCCACAAATTCAACATATGCAATACCCTTAGACCTGCGAGAGTTTCTGTCAGAAATCATCCTCACATCACGTACCTTTattaaagaggaagaaaaaaaaaatgtttaaatgtttcaaaaacaaaaccttagaaatcattaaaaaagGGGAGCAATACTTACTTTTCCCACGGCAGAGAAGAACTCCTCCAGGTCTCTAGGTCTGATTCTGGCAGCCAGCTGCATGCAGAATACTGTACGGGcatctctctcctctgcactcAGATTATCAATAGGTTTCCTGTAGGGGAAAGCAGCCAATACGTTTTTTCACTGTGGCATAACACACAGGCTTagtgttaataataaaacaattgcTCTCTTTATTTCCAATAAAACCAAGAGCCAACAAATTTAATTCACATTAGGCACTGACCAAAATGAAATAGTAGAATAATTATGTTACCTGATTGgactcttctctttcttcaccGGGCTCTTGCTTCGAGAACGTTTGCGGCTGTAAATATACAGAAGGAAAAATGTGGTTTGTctaatgtatgtatttatgtatttgcaGGGCCAGTATACAAATACTGAAATCAGCTATTCTTAAGCACTACGATAATAGAGAACATAAGTAAATAAGGTTGAGATAAGGTAAAGCCTGGCAAAAAGCAGCACAGATTTGGTGTGCCAGTTACACAGATGAttagttctttaaaaaaaaaacaagaaaataagCCCCAGGCAGTTTATACAGGCTTATGGGCTGGAGAGGGGAGTCATAAGAACATTAGCTCTAACAAATTTAGCATTACAATACGTAATGGTAGGATGCAAAACTCACTGGGGGCTTTTGTGACCTCGATGACGTCCACCATGCTTTTCATGACTTCGAGACCGGCGTTCTCTGCTACGTGATCGCTTCTTCTCCCGACTGCGGCTCCTACGCCTGTCCTTGCCCTTCTTGCGCTCTTTGCTCTTACTCCTGCGGCGTTCTGCACTTGGGCTGCGACTCCGACTGTGCCTTTTCCTATGAAGAGATCAAACACAATTATACGTGTAAAGCTCATGGACCGTCACCACAATTATGAGTAAACAAGAGAACTGATACTCACTTTCTGCTGTGTTCTTCATAGCCGTTTGCACTATAGGACTTGCTGTCACCCTAAGCAGGGTTGATAGAAGAACATCGTGAGGATGGACAGGATACATAGCAAGTCGTCAAGGGAATGGGGGAAGGGGACAagagaaatacaaaatatattgatTTAGAAAAACAGTTAACATTCCTGCTCTGGCCTTTGTGCCCTGCCACATAAAATCAACTCTTTGCCCCAAAAAAGGAGCAACAGTTTGCATGCTAGCAGAAGGACCATGGTGCTTAATGGAGATTCAGCTCTAAAATCTGACAGTACCCTACTATTTTAAACCTAAAGCTTGATGCTAAGGAAATGGTCGCTATACGAGATTTCCACAGCGGAGGTGGTCATTCGGTGCAATCTT
Coding sequences within:
- the rbm39b gene encoding RNA-binding protein 39b, translated to MADDFDIEAMLEAPYRKGDSKSYSANGYEEHSRKKRHSRSRSPSAERRRSKSKERKKGKDRRRSRSREKKRSRSRERRSRSHEKHGGRHRGHKSPHRKRSRSKSPVKKEKSPIRKPIDNLSAEERDARTVFCMQLAARIRPRDLEEFFSAVGKVRDVRMISDRNSRRSKGIAYVEFVEATSVPLAIGLTGQRVLGVPIIVQASQAEKNRAAAAAAALNLQKGSAGPMRLYVGSLHFNITEEMLRGIFEPFGKIESIQLIMDSETGRSKGYGFISFADAECAKRALEQLNGFELAGRPMKVGNVTERSDGSSASSFLDNDELERTGIDLGTTGRLQLMARLAEGTGLQIPPAAKQALQMSGSIPFSNFPGVIPAPSMNQAMNLPTQPLATHCLQLSNMFSPQAENDPGWDIDIQDDVIEECNKHGGVVHIYVDKNSAEGNVYVKCPSIPAAMAAVSALHGRWFAGKMITAAYVPLPTYHKLFPDSVTAVQLLRPTRR